CTGCGGCGCGGCGGCGGCCATCGCGGCGGCCTTCGACGCCCCGCTGACGGGCGCCTTCTACGCCTTCGAGCTCATCATCGGCACCTATGCCGTGGCTGCGCTGGCGCCCGTCGTCGCGGCGGCGCTGTCGGGCATGTTCGTTTCGCGCCTCTTGTCGGACAGTCCGCATCTCGTCGAGATCGTGGCGCCGGGCGCCCTGCCGGCCTCTGTCTGGCCCGCCGCGCTGGTGCTGGCCGCCTTCGCGGCGGGGCTCGGCATTCTCATCATGCAAGGGGTGACGCTGGTGGAACGCGGCTTCCGCCATACAAGGCTGCCCCAGCCGCTCCGCCCCTTTGCGGGCGGGCTTCTGCTCGGCGCCCTGGCGCTCCTGACGCCGCAGGTCCTCTCGTCCGGGCACGGCGCGTTGGAAATTCGCATCGACGCGGCCATGTCGCTGTCCTCGCTCGCGGTGATCCTGGCGCTCAAGGCGCTGGCTTCGGCGATCTCGATCGGCAGCGGCTTTCGCGGCGGCCTGTTCTTCGCCTCGCTGTTTCTCGGCGCCATGCTGGGGCGGCTCTTCGCCGATCTCGCCGGCCCGGTTCTACCCGGCGTCGAGCCCGTGGTCTTCGCCGTGGTCGGCATGAGCGCGCTCGCCACCGCGATCGTCGGCGGGCCGCTGACCATGACCTTCCTGGCGCTGGAGATGACCGGGGACTTTCCGATCGCCGCGCTGGTGCTGGCGGCTTCCGTCACCACCTCGCTCGCGGTGCGCCGGACCTTCGGCTATTCCTTCGCCACCTGGCGTTTTCACCTGCGCGGCGAAACCATCCGCAGCGCCCACGATGTGGGCTGGATCCGCAACCTGACGGTGGGGCGCATGATGCGGCGGGATCTTCGCACCGTGCCGACCGACCTCTCGCTGAAATCCTTCCGCCGCTCCTTTCCGCTCGGCTCGCAGCAGCGCGTTGTGGCGGTGGACCCGGCCAGCGACGCCTATGCCGGCCTCGTACTCGTGCCCGATGCCTATGCCGACGGGCTCACCGATCTTGACACCGAGGTCTCGACCCTGCTTCGCTTCACCGACGCGACGCTGCGCCCTTCCATGAACGCGCGCGAGGCCATGGCCCTGTTCGAAGCGACCGAGAGCGAGGCACTGGCCGTGGTGGACGGGGCGGAGGCGGGACGTGTCGTCGGCCTCCTCACCGAAAGCCATGTGCTGCGTCGCTACAGCGAGGAACTGGACCTGCGCCGACGCGAGGCGACGGGCGTGGCGTGAGGCCATTCGCCGGGCGCTTCGAGCCACAGGCCTCGCGCCGATCAGGTCGAGACGCGGTGGCGCTCTTGTTTTGCGATTGGGCTTGTCGGGCCCCGTGCGCCGATCGCCGCTTCGGAGAAGCGGACTCGCGGCGTCGCCCCCTTAGACGGATCGCTTAAATTCCACATAGCCATGAGAGGTGCAGTGCATCAATTTCACCGCGAAGGCTCGCACATCGGAGTGTGCACCGCTTATAGTAAGTTAGGCGGACGATTCGCGAGTTGTTTTCGTCCCCTTGGCTTTGGCCGACCGGCCCTCGCGCTGGCCGCGCCTGTCGCGATCGGGCCCCGGGTGTGGCAGAACTGATCCCGTCCCTCTGGCGGCCGGATCGCTATCGGCGGACGCGAGGAGGCGCGAGATCGGAGTTGCCCATGCTCATAGCCCTGGCCCGGCGCCTCGCCGGCTTCGCGCTGACCTTCTTGATCCTTTCGGTCTTCGTCTTCGCGGTGATGGAGGTCATGCCCGGCGATCCGGCGGCCACGATGCTCGGGACTTCGGCGACGCCCGAGACGTTGGCGGCGCTGCGCACGTCGATGGGGCTCGATGCCCCGCTTGTCGAGCGCTACGCCGCGTGGCTCGGCGGCCTTGCCACCGGCGACCTCGGCACGTCCTACACCTACGGCGTGCCGGTGCGCGACCTCATCGCCGAGCGCCTCGCGGTGACGCTGCCGCTCACCTTGATGGCGGCGACGCTGGCGGTTCTCGTCGCTCTGCCGCTCGGCACGTTCGCCGCTGCCCGGCCCGGCGGGGCGGTGGACATGGCGGCCACCTTCTATGCCCAGGCCGGTATCGCCGTGCCGAATTTCTGGATCGGCCTGCTGCTCGTCATGGGCGTGGCGCTGGGGCTCGGGCTCCTGCCGGCGGGAGGCTTTCCCGGCTGGGATGCCGGCGTCTGGCCCGCGGTTCGGGCGCTGATCCTGCCGACCGTGGCACTGGCCATTCCGCAATCGGCGGTCCTCGTGAACATCACGCGCGCCGCCGTGGTGGAGGTGCTGAACGAGGATTTCGTGCGCACCGCGAGGGCCAAGGGCGCCTCGCCCGCCAGAGCCCTGTGGCGCCACGCCGTGCCCAACGCGCTGGTGCCTGTGCTCACCATGCTCGGCCTGCAATTCTCGTTTCTGATCGCGGGCGCGGTGCTGGTGGAAAACGTCTTCAACCTTCCCGGCATGGGCCGCCTGGCCTGGCAGGCCCTGTCGCAGCGCGATCTCGTGGTGATCCAGAACGTCGTCCTGTTCTTTGCCGTGATCGTCATCCTCGTGAATCTGGTGGTGGACATCCTGCACACGATCGTCGATCCGCGCCTTCGCAGGCGCGCATGAGCACGCTGGCCTTGCCCTCCGCCCCCGTGCCCCGCTGCCTGTGGAACCGCTCGCTCCTGATCGGCCTCGCGATCACGCTGACGCTGGCCTCGCTGGCGCTCCTGTCGCTGGTCTGGACCCCGGCCGAGCCGGCCAAGCTCAACATCCTGCGCAAGCTGAAAGGGCCGCTGGAGGCGGGCTGGCTCGGCACCGACCAACTCGGCCGCGACATCGCCTCCATGATGATGGTGGGCGCGCGCAACTCCCTCTCCGTCGCGCTCGGCAGCGTCGGCTTCGGCGCCGCGCTCGGCACGCTGGCGGGCGTTTTCGCCGCCGCCCGGCCGGGCCTGTTCGACGCGGCCCTCATGCGGGTCTGCGACGCGCTGTTCGCTCTGCCGCCCATCCTTTCGGCGATCATGCTCGGGGCGATCCTCGGCCCCGGCTCGCTGACGGCGGCGACCGCCATCGGCGTCTTCATGATCCCCGTCTTCGCCCGCGTCACCCGCGGCGCGGCGCGCCAGATCTGGGCGCGCGAGTACGTTCTCGCCGCGCGGATGGCCGGTAAGGGCACCGCGCGCATCACCGCCGAGCATGTCCTGCCCAATATTTCCGGCCAGATCATCGTTCAGGTGACGATCCAGCTCGGGCTCGCGATCCTGACCGAGGCGGGCCTGTCCTTCCTCGGCCTCGGGCCGACCCCGCCGGCCCCGACCTGGGGGCGGATGCTGGCCGATTCCCAGACCTACCTCCTCCAGGCGCCGCACATGGCGGTGATCCCGGGCCTTGCGATCGCGCTGACCGTTCTCGGCCTCAATCTCACGGGTCGCGGGCTCGCCGCCCATCTCGACCCGCGCGGAAGGGAGGCCGCCTGATGCTGGACGTTCGTTCGCTTTCGGTCGCCTTCCACCGGCCGGAGGGCCTCGTTCGGGTCGTCGACGATCTGTCCTTCACGCTGGCACGCGGCGAAACGCTGGGCATCGTCGGCGAGTCCGGCTCGGGCAAGTCCATCACGGCGCTCGCCGCGATCGGCCTCCTGCCGCGCGGCGCGCGGGCCGAGGGGCAGATCCTGTTCGAGGGGCGGGACATGCTGGCCCTTTCGGAGCGCGAGCGCTGCGCCTTGCGCGGACGGCGCATCGGAATGATCTTCCAGGAGCCGATGACGGCTCTGAACCCGGCCATGACCGTGGGCGCGCAGATCGCGGAGGGCATTCGCCTGCACACGTCCGCCACGCGGCGCGAGGCGCGGGCCGAGGCTCTCGCGCTTCTGGAGCGGGTGCGCATTCCCGATCCCGCCCGGCGCATCAACAGCTATCCCCACGAACTCTCCGGCGGCCAGCGCCAGCGCGTCGGCATCGCCATAGCCCTGGCGCTTGAGCCTGACCTGCTGATCGCCGACGAGCCCACGACCGCGCTGGACGTGACCGTGCAGAAGGAAGTGCTCGACATTCTGGAGGAGCTGGTGGACGAGCTCGGCCTCGCGCTGATCCTCATCAGCCACGATCTCGGCGTGATCGCGCGGATCGCCGACCGCACGCTGGTCATGCTTCGCGGCCGGACGATGGAGGAGGGGCCGACCGAGCGCGTACTGCGCCATCCCGCCAGCAGCTACACCAGTGAACTTCTCGCCGCCCTGCCGCGCCGCGCCCGCGCCGGCCTCGCCTCCCCGCCCGCCGCCGATCGGGAGCCGGCGCGATGAGCGAGGCGAGAACCCCTCCCGTTCTCGACGTGCGCCATTTGTCGCGCGACTACCGCGTGCGCGGGGCGAACGGGGCGAGCCGCGCCTTTCGCGCCGTGGACGACGTGTCGCTGCGGCTGGAGCGCGGCTCGATCCTTGGGCTGGTCGGGGAATCGGGCTGCGGCAAGTCCACGCTGGCGCGCATCGCCATGGCGCTGGACCGCCCGACCTCGGGCGAGGTCCTGATCGAGGGCGAGGACCTCTTCGCTCTCTCGCCCCGCGCGCTCGCCGCCAAGCGGCGCGACTTCCAGATGGTGTTTCAGGACCCCTATGGCTCGCTCGATCCGCGCCACACGGTGGAGCGCATCGTCGCCGAGCCGCTCCATGTCGTGCCGGACGCGCCAAAGGGCCGGGACCGCACCGATCTCGTCGCGCGGCTTCTGGAAAGCGTCGGCCTGCGCGCGGCCGACGGGGCGCGCTACCCCCACGAGTTTTCCGGCGGCCAGCGCCAGCGCATCGCCATCGCCCGGGCGCTCGTCACGCAGCCGCGCCTTGTGGTGGCCGACGAGGCGGTCTCCGCGCTCGACCTTTCAGTCCAGGCGCAGATCCTGCGGCTGATCCTCGATCTTCGCGACCGACACGGCCTGTCGGTGCTCTTCATCAGCCACAATATCGGCGTGGTGGACGAGATCGCCGACCGCGTCGCCGTCATGAGCGCCGGACGCGTGGTGGAGGAGGGGAGCGTGCGGGACGTTCTCGACCGGCCGCAGCACGACTACACAAGACGGCTCCTCGCGGCCGAGCCGACGCTGCACACGATCGGCCGCCGCCGGCGCTCCCCGCCCGTTTCTCCAGCTTCTGCCCAGGCCCCGTGATGACCGATCTCCTATCTCTCGACGCCGCCGCTGTTCTCACCGCCTTCGCGGATCGGCGCCTGTCGCCGGTCGAGTATTTCGACGCGGTCACGCGCCGGATCGAGCTATGGGAGCCGCATATCTCGGCGCTCTATGCCTACGATCCCGAAGGGGCCTGTGCGGCGGCGAAGGCCTCCGAGGCGCGCTGGGCGAAGGGGGCGCCGACGGGGCCGCTCGACGGATTGCCGGTGACGGTGAAGGAACTGATCGCGACGGAGGGTACGCCGATCCCGCTCGGCACGGCGGCGACGACGCTTTTGCCGGCCGCAGTGGACGCGCCCTCGGCCGCGCGCCTGCGCGAAGCCGGCGCCATCCTCTTCGCCAAGACCACATGCCCCGATTTCGGCATGCTCTCGTCCGGCCTTTCCACCTTCCACAAGCTGACGCGCAACCCGTGGAACCTCGCCAGGAACCCCGGCGGCTCCAGCGCCGGAGCGGGCGCGGCGGCCGCTGCCGGCTACGGCCCGCTCCATCTCGGCACCGATATCGGCGGTTCGGTGCGACTGCCCGCCAACTGGTGCGGCCTGTTCGGCTTGAAGCCTAGCAACGGGCGCATTCCGATCGATCCCTATTATGTCGGCCGCTCTGCCGGGCCGATGACCCGCAGCGTCGCCGACGCCGCCCTGATGATGCCGGTCCTCTCGCTGCCCGACGCGCGCGACGCCATCAGCCTTCCCTACGAGGCGCTGGCCTGGGGCGATTTCGCGGTGGATGTCTCGGGCCTGCGGATCGGGCTGATGCTGGACGCCGGCTGCGGCCTGCCGGTGGACGATAGCGTGCGGGCAGTGGCAGAGGCGGCGGCGCGGCGCTTCGAGGCGGTGGGCGCGCGCATCGTCGAGGTGCCCGGCGTTCTCACACGCACCATGCTGGACGGGCTGGACGATTTCTGGCGCGCCAAGTTCTGGGGCGACATGGCGCTCTTGGACGAGGCGGCGCGCGGGCGCGTGCTACCCGCGATCACTGAGTGGGCCGAGCGGGGCGGGCGGCTTTCGGGCGTGGAGGTCGCGCGCGGCTTCAACCGGACGCTGGACATGGCACGCGCCTGCGCCGCCCTGTTTCAGGAGGTGGACGTCGTGCTTTCACCCACCGCGCCGGTGGTGCACTATCCCGCCGAATGGCCCTCGCCCACCAACGACCCCGCCGGGCGCCCCTTCGAGCACATCGCCTTCACCGTGCCCTGGAATATGAGCGGCCAGCCGGCCGCCTCGATCAATGCGGGCTTCACGCCGGACGGCTTCCCGATCGGGATGCAGATCGTCGGCCCGCGCTTCGGCGATCTCTTGGTGATGCGCCTGTCGAAGCTCTTCGAGAGCTGGCGGGCGCCGATCCGCTGGCCCGAGCCGCCGCGTGCCGTCGCCGCTGCGCCTCAGGACGCTTTCCTGCCGGCCTGACCCGTTCGGGCCTTCAACTCGTGGAGAGACGGGCGAGGGCTGCGAGGATCATGCGCTCGGAGCGGACGAGATAGCGCTCCATGGCGCGGCTCGCCTCTTCGGGCCGGCCCGCTTCCAGCTCGGCCAGGATCGACGCGTTCATCTCGATATAGGGGGCGTGCAAGCGCTCGGGATCGTCGAGCTGGCCGAAGCAAAGGCGCAGTTCGGCGGCGACCTGCGCGTAGAAGGACGACAGGCGCTGGCTGTCGGCCAGATCCACCACGGCGGCGTGAAAGCGCATATTGGCGCTGCCGACGCCTTGCCAGTCGGCCTCGGCATGGCGCGCCCGCGCCTCGGCCACGGCCTCGGCCATGCGCGCGGCGGCGGGGTGGCCGGGATAGGCCTGGGCCAGGGCCTGGCATTCCAGCATCCGGCGCACGCGATAGATGTCGAGGATCGAGGCGGCAGAGGGCACCGAAACGAAGACGCCGCGATTGGGCTCGTGGTGCAGCAGCCCTTCCTTGGTGAGGAGGCGGAACACCTCGCGCAGCGTGTTGCGCGACACGGCGAGATCGCCTGCCAGCGCCGTTTCGGACAGGCGCTGGCCGGGCAGAAGCTCGCCCGCGATGATGCGGTCGCGCAGCGCCTCGGCGATGCGCGCCGTCAGCGCCAGCGGATTGGCAACGACGGCGCTCAATCGGAAAGGCCGCGCCCAGAGCTGGCCCAAGCGGTCTTGGTCGTTCGCGCCGGCATCCCCGCTCCTTGGCCCGTGTCTCGAATCGTCGCGGACCATCGGCCAAGCCGGGGCCGACATCAAGCCTCGCGCGCACTCTGGGCGCAGGCGCAGGGCGGACTTTGCGCAAGAGCCGCGCAGGACGTTGCTCGCTTGTTGGACATGTTGCCGACGTTCTGCACAAATTGCAGGACAGTCATGCAAAAATCGTTGAACAATATTGACCTTGTCGTTCAATCGTCGGAAGCTGTCACCGCAATTCGGCCCCAATCCTCCGGCGCGCGCCGCCCCATGGGAGCATGACGATGGATCCAGTTCCTTCCCCCCGGCCGGCCGTGCCGGCCGCGTCCTCGACCTTCGGGCGGGGCAACGAGTCCAAGCGCTTCGCCCTGGTCTCGGCGGTCTTCCTGATGGCGACCGCCGCCAGCGGACCGGGCTTCATCACCCAGACCGCGACCTTCACCCAGACCATGGGCGCGGCCTTCGCCTTCGGCATTCTGGCCTCGGTGATCATCGACTACATCGTCCAGATCAACATCTGGCGCATCGTCGCCGCCACGCGCATGCGCGCCTCCGACATCGCCAACGCGGCGATCCCCGGCTCGGGCTATCTCCTGGCCTTCCTCGTCATCCTGGGCGGGTTGTTCTTCAACATCGCCAATGTCGCCGGCGCCGGCCTCGGCCTCAACGCGCTGGTCGGGCTCGACCCCAAGATCGGCGGTGCGCTCTCGGCGCTGCTGGCGATCGGCATCTTCCTCAACAAGCGCGCCGGCGGGGTCATGGACCGCACCATGATCGCGCTCGGTGTCATCAAGATCGCACTGATCCTGTTCGTCGCCTATTCCGCCAGCCCGCCGGTCGGCGAGGCGCTGCGCCAGACCGTCTGGCCCGACACGATCGACTTCCCCACGATCACCACGATCGTCGGCGGCACGGTCGGCGGCTATCTCACCTATGCCGGCGCCCACCGCCTTCTCGACAAGGGGCTGGTCGGCAAGGAGAATATCCCCTCCGTCACCAAGGCCGCGCTGAACGGCATCACGGTGACAGGCATCATGCGCTTCATCCTGTTCCTCGGCATTCTCGGCGTCGTGTCGTCAGGCGTCACGCTGGACCTGTCGGGCCGCACCGCCAACCCCGCCGCCCAGGCCTTCGGCCATGCCGTCGGCGAGTTCGGCTTCCGCGTCTTCGGCTTGATCTTCTGGGCCGCCGGCATGAGCTCGATCATCGGCGCGGCCTATACGTCGGTCTCGTTCATGACCGCCTTCAAGACCGGCATGAGCGATCGCGCCCGGTCCTACGCCACCGTCGTCTTCATCTCCGTGTCGCTCGCCATCTTCCTGCTCATCGGCACCACGCCCGCCGCGCTTCTCGTCTTCGTCGGCGGCTTCAACGGGCTTGTCCTGCCGATCGGCCTCACCATCATCCTCTACGCTGCCTGGGCGCGGCGGGATCTGATGTGCGACTATCGCCATCCCATCTGGCTCTTCGGCCTCGGCGTCGCCACCGCCGCCTTGACCTGGTGGATGGGCTATCGCTCCATCGGCCCGATCTTCGCCTTCCTCAGCCGCTGATCCGCGAAAGGACGAAACGCCTATGTCCGCCATCGACCTCAACAGCGATCTCGGCGAAAGCTACGGCGCCTGGGCCATGGGCGACGACGCGGCGATGCTCTCCATCGTGTCCAGCGCCAACATCGCCTGCGGCTTCCATGCCGGCGATCCTGCCGGCCTGCTTCGCACCTTGCGCGAGGCGGCCGAGCGGGGCGTCAGGGTCGGCGCCCATGTCTCCTATCCCGATCGCGTCGGCTTCGGCCGGCGCGACATGGACGTGGCGCACGAGGATCTCTTGGCCGACGTCGTCTACCAGATCGGCGCGCTGCAGGGGCTGGCCCGCGCCGCCGGCACCTCGGTCACCTACGTCAAGCCGCATGGCGCGCTCTACAACCGCATCGCCGGCGACGCGCGCCAGGGGCGGGCGGTGATCGAAGGGATCAAGCTCGCCGACCCCGCGCTGGTCCTGATGGGGCTCGCCGGTGCGCCGATCCTCACGCAGGCCCGCGAGGCGGGGCTGGCGACCGTGGCCGAGGCCTTCGCCGACCGCGCCTATACGCCGGAGGGCACGTTGGTCTCGCGCCGCGAGCCGGGCGCGGTGATCCACGATCCCGAAACGGTCGCCCGCCGCATGGTGCAACTCGCTCAGTCCGGCACGCTGGAGGCCATCGACGGCTCCACCGTGCGCCTCACCGCGCAGTCGATCTGCGTTCATGGGGACAGTCCTGGCGCGGTCGCCATCGCGCGCGCCGTGCGCGAGGCCTTCGAGGCTTCCTCCATCGCCGTGCGGCCTTTCACGGGAGAGCGGGCATGAGTGCCGTCGCCACGCAGGCGCAGCTGGAAAGCGCCCGCGCGGCGCGGCTTCGCTACCGCGCCGGAGAAGTGGCGCCGACGGCCGGCGTCGCACCGGGCCTGACGCAGGCGAACATGATCGTCCTGCCGCGCGACTGGGCCTTCGACTTCCTGCTCTACGCCCAGCGCAACTCCAAGAGCTGCCCGGTGTTGGACGTCACGGATGTGGGGTCGGTCACCACCACGCTCGCGCCGCAAGCGGACCTTCGCACCGACCTGCCGCTGTACCGCATCTGGCGGGACGGCAAGCTGGCCGAGGAAGTGCCGGACGCGACAGCCGCCTGGGCCGAGCACCCCGATCTCGTCGCCTTCCTGATCGGCTGCTCCTTCACCTTCGAGACGCCGCTGGTCGAGGCCGGCATCGAGGTGCGCCACATCACCGACGGCACCAATGTGCCGATGTATCTGACCGACCGCGCCTGCCGCCCGGCCGGGCGGCTCAAGGGAAATCTCGTCGTCTCCATGCGCCCCGTTGCGGCCGAGCGCGTCGCGGATGCGGCGATGATTTCGGGGCGCTTTCCCGCCGTCCACGGCTCGCCCGTCCATGTCGGCGCGCCGGATCGGATCGGCATATCGGACCTCGCCAAGCCCGATTTCGGCGATCCCGTTCGCATCGAGCCCGGCGAGATCCCGGTCTTCTGGGCCTGCGGCGTCACCCCGCAGGCGGCGGTCATGGCCTCCGGCGTGCCCTTCGCCATCACCCATTCGCCGGGCCACATGTTCGTGACCGACATTCCCGACGCGGCCTATCACGTTTGAGAGTTCTTCCGATGCGCATCCTGCCGGTCAGTCTTCGCGTGGTGCTGGTGGAGCTTGCCGATCTCGGCGAGACGCTGGCGCTTTTCGCCTCGCTCCAGGCCGAACCGCTGGCCGGCGTCGACGAGGTGCTGCCGGCGGCCCGCACGCTGATGATCCGCTTCCAACCCGAAATCCTCTCGCCCGAGGCGCTGACTGAAGCCCTGCGCGCGCGCGATCTGACCGCCCGGCCCGACCGCGGCGGCGCTCTGGTCGAGGTGCCGACGGTCTATGATGGCGAGGATCTCGGCGAGGTGGCGGCGCTGACCGGGCTTTCCGTCGAGGAGGTGATTCGGCGCCACGCGGCCTCCGAGTTCACGGTCGCCTTTTCCGGCTTCGCGCCGGGCTTCGGCTATCTCGTCGGCGGCGACGAGGCGTTGCACGTGCCGCGTCGGCAGAGCCCGCGCACGCGCATTCCGGCGGGCTCGGTGGCGCTGGCCGGACCGTTCAGCGGAGTCTACCCGCAGCCGAGCCCCGGCGGCTGGCAGCTCATCGGCACGACGCCGGTGCCGATGTGGGATCTCGCCCGCACCCCGCCGGCCTTGTTCCAGCCGGGAGACCGGGTGCGCTTCGTCCCCATCGCGCCGGTCGAGGCCGAGCGGCTTCGCGAGGAGGCCGCGGCCACCGCGCCCGCGGCGGAGGCGCAGGCGCGGGCAGGGGGCTTGGCCGTTCTCGCCGCGGCCATGCCCGCCTTGTTTCAGGATCGCGGCCGCTTCGGCGAAACGCGCCAGGGCGTTTCGGCCTCCGGCGCGCTGGACGGCGGCGCTATGCGCGCGGCCAACCGCTTGGTCGGCAACCGGACCGACGCACCGGTGCTGGAGATCACCGGCGGCGGCTTTCGGCTGGAAGCGCGCGAGAGCGCCGTGGTGGCGATCGCCGGCGCGCCCGCGCCGCTGTCGCTGATCGACGCGGCTGGGCGCAATGTCCCGGCCGAGACGTGGCATACGCTGGCCCTGGAGCCCGGCGATAGGCTGGAGATCGCCGCGCCCAAGGCCGGCGTGCGGACCTATTTGGCGCTGCGCGGCGGCTTCGCCGTCGAGCCCGTTCTCGGCAGCGCCAGCACGGACACGCTCGCCCATGTCGGCCCGCCGGTGGTGACGGCGGGGGCCGTGCTGCGCGCCGACCCGGTCGCGCGCACGATCGTCGGCGCGGTGACCCCCGCGCTCGAAGCACCCTTCCTTTGCCCGGCGCGCGGCGAGACCGTGGTGCTCGACGTCGTGATGGGGCCGCGCACGGACTGGTTCACCGACGAGGCCGTCGCGCTCCTGGCGTCTCAGGTCTTTGAGGTCACGCCGCAGTCGAACCGCGTTGGCATCCGGTTGGAGGGCGCCGTCCCGCTCTCCAAGCGTGAGGGGATGGGTGAGCTGCCAAGCGAGGGCACGGCGACCGGCGCGATCCAGGTGCCCCATAGCGGCCAGCCCGTCCTGTTCCTGGCCGACCATCCGTTGACCGGCGGCTATCCCGTGATCGCGACGGTCGCCGAATACCATCTCGACCTCGCGGGCCAGATTCCGGTTCATGCCCGCATCCGCTTCCGTCCGATCCGCCCCTTCGCCGAGATCGCGCCTCTCGCTCACGAGACCACGCCATGAAAAAAGTCCTCATCGCCAATCGCG
This region of Aureimonas sp. AU20 genomic DNA includes:
- a CDS encoding ATP-binding cassette domain-containing protein yields the protein MSEARTPPVLDVRHLSRDYRVRGANGASRAFRAVDDVSLRLERGSILGLVGESGCGKSTLARIAMALDRPTSGEVLIEGEDLFALSPRALAAKRRDFQMVFQDPYGSLDPRHTVERIVAEPLHVVPDAPKGRDRTDLVARLLESVGLRAADGARYPHEFSGGQRQRIAIARALVTQPRLVVADEAVSALDLSVQAQILRLILDLRDRHGLSVLFISHNIGVVDEIADRVAVMSAGRVVEEGSVRDVLDRPQHDYTRRLLAAEPTLHTIGRRRRSPPVSPASAQAP
- a CDS encoding ABC transporter permease, whose translation is MSTLALPSAPVPRCLWNRSLLIGLAITLTLASLALLSLVWTPAEPAKLNILRKLKGPLEAGWLGTDQLGRDIASMMMVGARNSLSVALGSVGFGAALGTLAGVFAAARPGLFDAALMRVCDALFALPPILSAIMLGAILGPGSLTAATAIGVFMIPVFARVTRGAARQIWAREYVLAARMAGKGTARITAEHVLPNISGQIIVQVTIQLGLAILTEAGLSFLGLGPTPPAPTWGRMLADSQTYLLQAPHMAVIPGLAIALTVLGLNLTGRGLAAHLDPRGREAA
- a CDS encoding GntR family transcriptional regulator, which produces MSAVVANPLALTARIAEALRDRIIAGELLPGQRLSETALAGDLAVSRNTLREVFRLLTKEGLLHHEPNRGVFVSVPSAASILDIYRVRRMLECQALAQAYPGHPAAARMAEAVAEARARHAEADWQGVGSANMRFHAAVVDLADSQRLSSFYAQVAAELRLCFGQLDDPERLHAPYIEMNASILAELEAGRPEEASRAMERYLVRSERMILAALARLSTS
- a CDS encoding LamB/YcsF family protein, whose protein sequence is MSAIDLNSDLGESYGAWAMGDDAAMLSIVSSANIACGFHAGDPAGLLRTLREAAERGVRVGAHVSYPDRVGFGRRDMDVAHEDLLADVVYQIGALQGLARAAGTSVTYVKPHGALYNRIAGDARQGRAVIEGIKLADPALVLMGLAGAPILTQAREAGLATVAEAFADRAYTPEGTLVSRREPGAVIHDPETVARRMVQLAQSGTLEAIDGSTVRLTAQSICVHGDSPGAVAIARAVREAFEASSIAVRPFTGERA
- a CDS encoding amidase — encoded protein: MTDLLSLDAAAVLTAFADRRLSPVEYFDAVTRRIELWEPHISALYAYDPEGACAAAKASEARWAKGAPTGPLDGLPVTVKELIATEGTPIPLGTAATTLLPAAVDAPSAARLREAGAILFAKTTCPDFGMLSSGLSTFHKLTRNPWNLARNPGGSSAGAGAAAAAGYGPLHLGTDIGGSVRLPANWCGLFGLKPSNGRIPIDPYYVGRSAGPMTRSVADAALMMPVLSLPDARDAISLPYEALAWGDFAVDVSGLRIGLMLDAGCGLPVDDSVRAVAEAAARRFEAVGARIVEVPGVLTRTMLDGLDDFWRAKFWGDMALLDEAARGRVLPAITEWAERGGRLSGVEVARGFNRTLDMARACAALFQEVDVVLSPTAPVVHYPAEWPSPTNDPAGRPFEHIAFTVPWNMSGQPAASINAGFTPDGFPIGMQIVGPRFGDLLVMRLSKLFESWRAPIRWPEPPRAVAAAPQDAFLPA
- a CDS encoding ABC transporter permease gives rise to the protein MLIALARRLAGFALTFLILSVFVFAVMEVMPGDPAATMLGTSATPETLAALRTSMGLDAPLVERYAAWLGGLATGDLGTSYTYGVPVRDLIAERLAVTLPLTLMAATLAVLVALPLGTFAAARPGGAVDMAATFYAQAGIAVPNFWIGLLLVMGVALGLGLLPAGGFPGWDAGVWPAVRALILPTVALAIPQSAVLVNITRAAVVEVLNEDFVRTARAKGASPARALWRHAVPNALVPVLTMLGLQFSFLIAGAVLVENVFNLPGMGRLAWQALSQRDLVVIQNVVLFFAVIVILVNLVVDILHTIVDPRLRRRA
- a CDS encoding ATP-binding cassette domain-containing protein, which translates into the protein MLDVRSLSVAFHRPEGLVRVVDDLSFTLARGETLGIVGESGSGKSITALAAIGLLPRGARAEGQILFEGRDMLALSERERCALRGRRIGMIFQEPMTALNPAMTVGAQIAEGIRLHTSATRREARAEALALLERVRIPDPARRINSYPHELSGGQRQRVGIAIALALEPDLLIADEPTTALDVTVQKEVLDILEELVDELGLALILISHDLGVIARIADRTLVMLRGRTMEEGPTERVLRHPASSYTSELLAALPRRARAGLASPPAADREPAR
- a CDS encoding NRAMP family divalent metal transporter encodes the protein MTMDPVPSPRPAVPAASSTFGRGNESKRFALVSAVFLMATAASGPGFITQTATFTQTMGAAFAFGILASVIIDYIVQINIWRIVAATRMRASDIANAAIPGSGYLLAFLVILGGLFFNIANVAGAGLGLNALVGLDPKIGGALSALLAIGIFLNKRAGGVMDRTMIALGVIKIALILFVAYSASPPVGEALRQTVWPDTIDFPTITTIVGGTVGGYLTYAGAHRLLDKGLVGKENIPSVTKAALNGITVTGIMRFILFLGILGVVSSGVTLDLSGRTANPAAQAFGHAVGEFGFRVFGLIFWAAGMSSIIGAAYTSVSFMTAFKTGMSDRARSYATVVFISVSLAIFLLIGTTPAALLVFVGGFNGLVLPIGLTIILYAAWARRDLMCDYRHPIWLFGLGVATAALTWWMGYRSIGPIFAFLSR
- a CDS encoding chloride channel protein, with amino-acid sequence MKVPNATADVSASEATARAPGRFRSLVRREEIALVVLAAIVGACGGLLVMGISAAAQALHVAFFALAPGERLSGSQALASPLMALVPAMGGAILGLMLFWQARGKARALIDPIEANALHGGRMSFRDGIVVVAQNLVSNGFGASVGLEAAYTQISAGLASRCGVAFEMRRGDMRTLVGCGAAAAIAAAFDAPLTGAFYAFELIIGTYAVAALAPVVAAALSGMFVSRLLSDSPHLVEIVAPGALPASVWPAALVLAAFAAGLGILIMQGVTLVERGFRHTRLPQPLRPFAGGLLLGALALLTPQVLSSGHGALEIRIDAAMSLSSLAVILALKALASAISIGSGFRGGLFFASLFLGAMLGRLFADLAGPVLPGVEPVVFAVVGMSALATAIVGGPLTMTFLALEMTGDFPIAALVLAASVTTSLAVRRTFGYSFATWRFHLRGETIRSAHDVGWIRNLTVGRMMRRDLRTVPTDLSLKSFRRSFPLGSQQRVVAVDPASDAYAGLVLVPDAYADGLTDLDTEVSTLLRFTDATLRPSMNAREAMALFEATESEALAVVDGAEAGRVVGLLTESHVLRRYSEELDLRRREATGVA